The Saccharomycodes ludwigii strain NBRC 1722 chromosome II, whole genome shotgun sequence genome window below encodes:
- the XRN1 gene encoding chromatin-binding exonuclease XRN1 (similar to Saccharomyces cerevisiae YGL173C | XRN1 | eXoRiboNuclease), giving the protein MGIPKFFRYISQRWPEIQQLIEGDEIPEFDNLYLDMNSILHNCTRSNDLNAKLTDEAVYAKIFSYIDHLFQIIKPKQTFYMAIDGVAPRAKMNQQRARRFRAAEEVEEAIELARSKGESVPNQDDLFDKNAITPGTDFMTQVTKNLKYFIHDKISNDSSWSQVNVIFSGQEVPGEGEHKIMDYIRSLRASHDYNPNTRHCIYGLDADLIILGLSSHDHHFALLREEVLFTKKAKSNAELPLERQNFYLLHLSLLREYLELEFNEITDDLKLEYNFERILDDMIFALFVIGNDFLPNLPDLHLNKGAFSYILQTFKEALKQMDDYMTLNGTINMESFSIWLRYLSDFELMNFEKDDIDLEWFNSQIEKISLNAEKKRAQNGKVVLLKQQKKMVGVIKKWALREFQQRKNYMQLIKSEDDIPAIDLTENKILPSSNEKDEINAEENLAFVKKLGFELGLILTHSRSTGHYSLKIDVDGINPHETEEEYLERLKSLKQTFKNYEQGVLFENKEVLTEVKGRYNEKFEDWKDNYYKDKIGFSSKEEPEKLIEMCENYVEGLQWVLYYYYRGCPAWGWYYKYHYAPRISDVKLGVDAKIHFDLGKPLLPFQQLMAVLPKRSKKLIPAAYRPLMIDEHSVIADFYPDHVAIDQNGKAAAWEAVVLINFVDEHRLLEAMKPYDPNLTPEEKARNILSTDFIYLYNPQVDDVYKTPLSGMFTDIEHNHCVEQPFVLEKISHKDLRYGLHEDADTGIKSSGGFPSLKFVPFTSSLEYNETQVFERASKDQSVCLHIEDSFKAGNLGIDEISASFLDSVVYTRWPFVRESKVVSISNGKDIYRKVAGKIRAVDLDHNEIKDFNNLKNRLKRYYSHNKAVILDDIRIIVNVVPVKGLLRDESGSYIKHFGEREESYPLQLVIPDVLHKDSRFVERNPLPIDQEFPIGSKVLFLGDYAYGSEAIVEGFNKNTRLKLKVYKRSFAEEPTIGHDCAELDKKNIHYLPSFVVAKELNVSPLFLSKIASEFRVMYKGRPRDFGLSLKFESRQQKVLGYAKRYPRGWGYSNLAVNLILTYKKMFPEIFNKLTKVDNSIPTLEDLFFDLGDGKLDALVKNVVQWLNDTKKVFVTVSLESDALSKVAIGAVEDFVIQHVANQNVNIEVKLLAKVPRSAVLIPKESYALLHRQKFNLGDRVIYVQASGKVPLFSKGTVIGYFSLGRSLMIQVIFDQEIVAGSTLGGRLKTSRGLGLDSSCLINISTPQFIYHSRASKTHKEQKADPVMNKETLKKRIAVAKKKQATELLSIIKKDNSEVEKEQDSAKVVNGHRDLTAKQFNSNSGPQKSVWKAKNNTNSTGTPDDNTVPVKKSAANKVYDSIFNQFDNKQNAQFLPYGQNEDGIPHGLPIYQPNFVSPIVPPGSLPFQQAVPPPVLILAPNGVPIPAPIVGPDPLSQQVSSVPVTPFKKQASIPYNGHVDEKGSLELKKLLLSQDTSNVNQEDKFDNHHDNSFRGNYRGGHRGSHRGSHRGGNHKNNIRGGVKGGTSRGNSHRGTNGFRGSRENHTNKYGEKKQQNGQSAIEN; this is encoded by the coding sequence ATGGGTATCCCTAAGTTTTTCAGATACATCTCACAGAGGTGGCCAGAGATTCAACAACTAATTGAAGGTGATGAAATTCCCGAATTTGATAATTTATATCTAGATATGAACTCCATTTTACACAATTGCACTAGGTCCAATGATTTAAACGCAAAATTAACTGACGAGGCAGTTTATGCAAAAATATTCTCGTATATCGACCATTTGTTTCAAATTATCAAACCAAAACAAACATTTTATATGGCCATTGATGGTGTTGCTCCTCGTGCCAAAATGAACCAACAACGTGCCCGTAGATTTAGAGCCGCTGAGGAAGTTGAAGAGGCTATAGAATTAGCCCGATCAAAGGGCGAGTCGGTTCCCAATCAAGACGATTTGTTTGACAAAAACGCTATCACCCCAGGAACAGACTTTATGACACAGGTTACAAAGAATCTAAAATATTTCATCCACGATAAAATCTCCAATGATTCTTCATGGTCTCAAGTCAATGTTATATTTTCTGGCCAAGAAGTCCCAGGAGAGGGTGAACATAAAATTATGGATTATATAAGATCCTTAAGGGCTAGTCATGATTATAACCCAAATACACGCCATTGTATTTATGGTCTAGATGCTGATTTGATTATATTGGGTCTCTCTTCTCATGATCATCATTTTGCATTATTGAGAGAAGAAGTTTTGTTTACCAAGAAAGCAAAATCAAATGCCGAATTACCCTTGGAAAGACAAAACTTTTATCTATTGCATTTGTCTTTGTTAAGAGAGTATCTAGAATTGGAATTTAACGAAATAACAgatgatttaaaattagaatataattttgaaCGTATTTTGGACGATATGATTTTTGCATTGTTTGTTATTGGGAATGATTTCCTACCAAATTTACCAGATTTACACCTAAACAAGGGCGCTTTCAGTTACATCTTACAAACTTTTAAAGAAGctttaaaacaaatggaTGATTATATGACTCTCAATGGTACTATAAATATGGAAAGTTTTTCCATATGGTTACGTTACTTGTCCGATTTTGAACTAATGAATTTTGAAAAGGACGATATTGATTTAGAATGGTTTAATAGTCagattgaaaaaatttctcTAAATGccgaaaagaaaagggcTCAGAATGGGAAAgttgtattattaaaacagcagaaaaaaatggttggtgttattaaaaaatgggCTTTGCGTGAGTTCCAGCAAAGGAAAAACTATATGCAGTTAATAAAATCAGAAGACGATATTCCTGCAATTGACCTaactgaaaataaaatattgcCATCATCTAACGAAAAGGATGAAATTAATGCTGAAGAAAACTTGGCTTTTGTGAAAAAACTTGGATTTGAGTTGGGCTTAATTTTAACACATTCACGATCTACTGGCCATTactctttaaaaatagatgTTGATGGTATTAACCCACATGAAACTGAAGAAGAATATTTGGAGAGAttgaaaagtttaaaacaaacttttaaaaactatGAACAAGGTGTAttgtttgaaaataaagaggTTCTAACTGAAGTTAAAGGTAGGTACAACGAAAAATTTGAAGATTGGAAAGATAATTACTACAAGGATAAAATCGGTTTTAGCAGCAAGGAAGAACCAGAAAAACTAATAGAAATGTGTGAAAATTACGTTGAAGGGTTACAATGGGTTCTATACTATTACTATCGGGGTTGTCCGGCCTGGGGTTGGTATTACAAGTATCATTATGCTCCTCGTATCTCTGACGTCAAACTGGGTGTTGATGCCAAAATACATTTTGATTTGGGTAAGCCCTTATTACCGTTCCAACAATTAATGGCAGTTTTGCCTAAAAgatccaaaaaattaataccAGCAGCTTATAGGCCATTAATGATCGATGAGCATTCTGTTATTGCAGATTTTTATCCAGACCATGTGGCAATTGATCAAAATGGTAAAGCTGCCGCTTGGGAAGCTGTTGTTTTAATCAATTTCGTTGACGAGCATAGGTTATTGGAAGCCATGAAGCCTTATGATCCTAATTTGACTCCAGAGGAAAAGGctagaaatattttatctacCGATTTCATTTACTTGTATAACCCTCAAGTTGATGATGTTTATAAAACTCCTTTATCTGGCATGTTTACTGATATCGAACATAACCATTGTGTGGAGCAACCATTTGTTCTAGAAAAAATATCCCATAAAGATCTGAGATACGGGTTGCATGAGGATGCCGATACAGGTATTAAATCCTCTGGTGGGTTCCCATCTTTGAAGTTTGTCCCATTTACTTCATCTTTAGAATACAATGAAACCCAAGTTTTTGAAAGAGCTTCTAAAGACCAGTCTGTGTGTTTACATATAGAGGACAGTTTCAAAGCGGGTAATTTAGGTATTGATGAAATTTCCGCTAGCTTCTTAGACAGTGTCGTATATACAAGGTGGCCGTTCGTCAGAGAATCTAAAGTTGTTTCCATTTCCAATGGCAAGGACATTTATAGGAAAGTTGCTGGTAAGATTCGAGCTGTAGATTTGGATCATAACGAAATCAAAGATTTCaacaatttgaaaaatagaTTAAAAAGGTACTATTCGCATAATAAAGCTGTTATTTTAGATGATATTAGAATTATCGTCAACGTTGTTCCGGTGAAGGGATTGCTGAGAGACGAATCAGGTTCTTATATAAAACACTTTGGTGAAAGGGAAGAATCCTACCCATTACAGTTGGTTATTCCAGATGTTTTACATAAAGATTCAAGGTTTGTGGAAAGAAATCCTTTACCTATTGACCAAGAGTTTCCAATCGGATCAaaggttttatttttaggaGATTATGCCTATGGATCTGAGGCTATTGTTGAGggatttaataaaaacactAGATTGAAGTTAAAAGTTTATAAGAGGTCATTTGCTGAAGAACCAACCATTGGCCATGACTGTGCTGAACTTGATAAGAAAAACATTCATTATCTACCCTCTTTTGTTGTAGCCAAGGAGTTGAACGTTAGtccattatttttgtcCAAGATTGCATCTGAATTTCGAGTGATGTATAAAGGTAGACCCAGAGACTTTGGCTTATCATTGAAGTTTGAATCACGTCAACAAAAAGTTTTAGGGTACGCCAAGCGTTATCCAAGGGGATGGGGTTATTCTAATTTAGCAGtcaatttgattttaacctacaaaaaaatgttccctgaaatatttaataaattaactaAAGTAGATAATAGCATCCCAACTTTGGaagatttgttttttgatttGGGAGATGGCAAGTTAGATGCTTTGGTTAAAAATGTGGTACAGTGGTTGAATGATACCAAGAAGGTATTTGTCACAGTTTCTTTGGAGAGTGATGCATTGTCCAAAGTGGCCATTGGTGCTGTTGAAGATTTTGTGATTCAGCATGTTGCCAACCAAAATGTTAATATTGAAGTTAAATTATTGGCTAAAGTTCCACGTAGTGCTGTTCTTATCCCTAAAGAATCATATGCATTGCTACATAgacaaaaatttaatttaggTGATCGTGTAATCTATGTTCAAGCCAGCGGGAAAGTGccattattttcaaaggGTACTGTTATTGGATATTTTAGCCTTGGAAGATCACTGATGATTcaagttatttttgatCAAGAAATTGTCGCTGGTTCAACTTTGGGAGGAAGATTGAAAACTTCTCGTGGTTTGGGCTTAGATTCTTCATGTCTAATTAATATTAGCACTCcacaatttatttatcactCTAGAGCTTCGAAGACTCATAAGGAACAAAAGGCTGATCCGGTTATGAACAaagaaacattaaaaaagagaattgcggttgctaaaaaaaaacaagccactgaattattatcaatcaTCAAGAAAGATAATAGTGAGGTAGAAAAAGAGCAAGATTCCGCCAAAGTTGTAAATGGACATCGTGATTTAACTGCTAAGCAGttcaacagcaacagcgGACCACAAAAATCTGTTTGGAAAGCCAAAAACAATACTAATTCCACTGGCACTCCTGATGATAATACTGTTCCAGTCAAGAAAAGCGCTGCCAATAAAGTTTATGATAGTATATTTAATCAATTTGATAATAAGCAAAATGCCCAATTTTTACCATATGGTCAAAACGAGGATGGTATTCCACATGGTTTACCTATATATCAACCAAATTTTGTGTCGCCAATTGTGCCACCAGGTTCTCTACCTTTTCAACAAGCTGTTCCACCACCAGTATTGATATTAGCACCAAATGGTGTTCCAATACCTGCTCCAATTGTGGGCCCGGATCCATTGTCACAGCAAGTGAGTTCTGTACCTGTTACaccatttaaaaaacagGCTTCAATCCCATACAATGGCCATGTGGATGAAAAGGGTTCATTAGAGCTAAAAAAGCTTTTGTTGTCACAAGATACTTCTAATGTTAATCAAGAGGACAAATTTGATAACCATCATGACAATTCCTTTAGAGGCAACTACCGAGGCGGCCATAGAGGCAGCCATAGAGGTAGCCACAGGGGAGGCaaccataaaaataacattagGGGTGGTGTTAAGGGAGGTACTTCTAGAGGAAATAGCCACAGAGGTACCAATGGATTTAGAGGCTCTAGAGAAAACCATACTAATAAATACggtgaaaaaaaacaacaaaacgGTCAAAGTGCCATTGAAAATTAG
- the BUD13 gene encoding Bud13p (similar to Saccharomyces cerevisiae YGL174W | BUD13 | BUD site selection) — MSSSLNDYLSKLYGSKKKKNESKKKTPVIKSSSKIGIMDNLDNQIIPLTQSVSNGSETEPKRKKKKTWINLNTNEIQASTSPMLNVTDDNLSLQVGKEKEESTIQGTYPKEIQKSNSQTLFRDSKGHKIKNYDSFMDELRQQELSEKSEKERYLKELNMGDIQKNLIKVSDANANATKKKHLYEIQDVEDPAALFTKGVGGKKPKDKRLSVLGRMQYNKNYPENRFGVVPGWRWDGIDRSTGFENRWFAKKNEIYEKKIQDYTLQQDF, encoded by the coding sequence ATGTCATCTTCTTTAAATGATTATTTGTCAAAGTTATATggttctaaaaaaaaaaaaaatgaatctaaaaagaaaactcCCGTAATAAAATCCTCTTCAAAAATAGGTATTATGGACAATTTAGATAACCAAATAATACCATTAACCCAATCCGTATCCAATGGCTCAGAAACAGAACctaaaaggaagaaaaaaaaaacttggatAAATTTAAACACCAATGAAATCCAAGCTTCTACCTCTCCAATGCTGAATGTAACAGACGACAATCTATCTCTTCAAgttggaaaagaaaaagaagagagcACAATTCAGGGTACTTATCCAAaagaaattcaaaaatCCAACTCTCAAACCCTTTTCAGAGATTCTAAAGGccataaaattaaaaattatgatAGTTTTATGGATGAACTTCGACAACAAGAGCTTTCagaaaaaagtgaaaaagaacggtatttaaaagaattgaaCATGGGTGATATAcagaaaaatttaattaaagtaTCTGACGCAAATGCAAATgctactaaaaaaaaacatctaTATGAAATTCAGGATGTTGAGGATCCTGCCGCTTTATTTACTAAAGGTGTTGGTGGTAAGAAACCTAAGGATAAGAGATTGTCCGTTTTAGGGAGAATGcaatacaataaaaattatccTGAAAACAGATTTGGCGTAGTTCCAGGCTGGAGATGGGATGGTATAGACCGGTCTACTGGTTTTGAAAACAGATGGTTTGctaagaaaaatgaaatctatgaaaaaaaaattcaagatTACACTCTGCAGCAAGACTTTTag
- the SAE2 gene encoding ssDNA endodeoxyribonuclease SAE2 (similar to Saccharomyces cerevisiae YGL175C | SAE2 | Sporulation in the Absence of spo Eleven): protein MSRNEISTNTNRLKSGLNFLLDCNIQKLLDIQFDVNFLLEKRINKVLQQNLQLKKYHTSKLSFVDHGNYTGVSSLKHKDIKDTKQEALKRREEEEEEEEEEGLLYDSEELISTQLTPPLKKSRNNKSLYNQGVHVHNTSDIVMPKKDGVNNDNNVYKSESQDSEIKSTQETLSFSSPLKFGESLEISNGCHSKNGIIDNDLDEIHKNLTNRFQEDNFYFDANSSEFFNKPKIQNYCRERTNVLKNSSPEPSKPINKPSRKQTIYDLNYNPRTKKPWILEDFKENPHFKKLNGYNKDRKGNYILEKLDDLVKGVVTKDDRMQYNFPNLRCRSDSPPGYGRMDFPTTQEDIDDREEANKILFNKTKGRLLWALNEQIPWEEREFHFRSNRLNKIAQYGNFHYQENNLQIFQRPSRKRTGKRKG from the coding sequence ATGTCTAGAAATGAAATATCcactaatactaatagGTTGAAATCGGgattaaattttcttttagattgtaatatacaaaaattattagataTTCAGTTTGATGTTAATTTcttattggaaaaaaggaTTAATAAAGTACTACAACAAAAtttacaattaaaaaagtatcATACTAGTAAGCTTTCTTTTGTTGATCATGGTAACTATACGGGCGTGTCATCTTTGAAACATAAAGATATAAAAGATACTAAGCAAGAAGCGCTgaaaagaagagaagaagaagaagaagaagaagaagaagaaggtcTACTTTATGATTCTGAAGAATTGATATCAACACAGCTAACACCCCCTTTAAAGAAAtcaagaaataataaatctctGTACAATCAAGGTGTTCATGTACATAATACCAGCGATATAGTAATGCCCAAGAAAGATGGTgtcaataatgataataatgtatATAAATCAGAATCACAGGATTCTGAAATCAAATCTACGCAGGAAACTTTATCTTTTAGTTCCCCATTAAAATTTGGGGAAAGCTTGGAAATTTCTAATGGGTGTCATAGTAAAAATGGGATAATAGATAATGATTTAGATGAAATACACAAAAATTTAACGAATAGGTTCCAAGaagataatttttattttgatgcTAATAGTTCAGAATTCTTCAATAAACCCAAGATACAAAATTATTGTAGGGAACGCACCAATGTACTAAAGAATTCTTCACCTGAGCCCTCTAAACCAATAAACAAACCATCAAGGAAACAAACTATTTatgatttaaattataatcCAAGAACCAAAAAACCATGGATTTTAGAGGATTTTAAAGAGAACCCCCATTTTAAGAAATTAAATggatataataaagatcGCAAAGGCAATTATATTCTAGAAAAATTAGATGATTTAGTTAAAGGCGTTGTAACTAAGGATGATCGAATGCAATATAATTTCCCCAATTTACGTTGTAGATCAGATTCACCGCCAGGATATGGTAGAATGGATTTCCCCACCACTCAAGAAGATATTGATGACAGGGAGGAGGccaataaaattttgtttaataaaacaaaggGCCGCCTTTTATGGGCACTAAACGAACAGATTCCATGGGAAGAGAGAGAGTTTCATTTTAGAAGCAATagattaaataaaatagcaCAGTATGGGAATTTTCACTACCaggaaaataatttacaaattttccaaagaCCTTCCAGAAAAAGGACCGGGAAACGAAAAGGATGA
- the AGC1 gene encoding citrin (similar to Saccharomyces cerevisiae YPR021C | AGC1 | Aspartate-Glutamate Carrier) — protein sequence MELLNTNSHKKKQQIEIFSQFAQPIESNSSRLVLKYHDFIELITNSRDFYEKFTDHCFNLNQIPKNTFGCIFFALDEQNKGYLTINDWFHFNNLLELDNYHLIILYEFLRKCDPTSQLKTYSYGNKFLSFDSLELDLSNFKNTIKIIQSGVNDTFLNANNLQLNWDDFKWLPLYLKKNNKLTLNSLLSILQNDLKTEKCINGFQNLCCDSSSGNTDLGETISKNQLIYLLKLLYSHRISADVFGSLNLSNSFLIKSDNNYISYNVFKDIIYLFENFDLINQIILRYAEENSLDENDWKTHILNKKNFMNFINHHYDKINNISEFTPSQINLLFSIVANSKENNFKFKKNNVQNQVNTGNPSAVDDHDSKNYDANYSQCNVYCHKDKYINEYINKEYNKDWLREYSKEYSAEVFNQNYNALMMDLDQSKNIQSSATSLFKFFCDKLFMASPADSTAANIHPLNYLTVEDFLKLVNPNYLNDKVHEMEMSRLKSESLRTNFYFFPIFDSIHNFLLGSIAGCIGATAVYPIDMVKTRMQAQRTNDLYKNSIDCFVKILRREGIKGIYSGLGPQLIGVAPEKAIKLTVNDYMRNTFTDTKTGNIKVYQELLSGAMAGACQVIFTNPLEIVKIRLQVKNEYKGGAGITATSIIRKLGLTGLYKGVLACSLRDIPFSAIYFPTYAHIKKDLFNFDPKDKNKRSKLETWELLTSGSLAGIPSAYLTTPFDVIKTRLQIVPKSGETKYTGIIHAAKTILREESFKSFFKGGGARVLRSSPQFGFTLAAYEIFQNLFPLQQNNSMGSKMDEKMTHDTMSPHSPESSTSQMPSDTSHLKTNYMDYYYKSCNISKVFIDLDYNFAQFNYDVYQKLRDLVRKGNN from the coding sequence ATGGAACTTTTAAATACCAATAGCcacaagaaaaaacaacaaattgaaatttttagCCAATTTGCACAGCCAATAGAAAGTAATAGTTCAAGGCTTGTGTTAAAGTACCACGACTTTATCGAATTAATCACCAACAGCAGAGatttttatgaaaaattCACTGACCACTGTTTTAACTTAAACCAAATTCCCAAGAATACATTTggttgtatattttttgcaTTAGATGAACAAAATAAAGGTTATTTAACAATAAATGATTGGTTccattttaataatttattggaATTGGATAACTACCATTTGATCATTCTGTATGAGTTTTTAAGAAAATGTGACCCAACAAGtcaattaaaaacttaTAGTTACGgtaacaaatttttaagCTTTGACTCGTTAGAACTTGATCTGagcaattttaaaaatactataaaaattatacagTCCGGCGTAAATGACACCTTTTTAAATGCCAATAATTTACAATTGAATTGGGATGATTTTAAGTGGCTACCTTTatatttgaagaaaaacaacaaattgaCTTTgaattcattattatccatTTTGCAAAATGATTTGAAAACGGAAAAATGCATCAATGGGTTTCAAAACCTATGTTGCGATTCTAGTAGTGGAAATACTGATTTGGGGGAAACTATTAGCAAAAACCAATTAATTTACTTATTAAAACTATTGTATTCCCATAGAATTAGTGCGGACGTCTTTGGTTCTTTgaatttatcaaattcgtttttaataaagtcGGACAATAACTATATTTCATATAATGTCTTCaaagatattatatatCTTTTCGAGAATTTCGATTTAATAAACCAAATTATATTACGTTATGCAGAAGAAAATTCCTTGGATGAAAATGACTGGAAAAcacatattttaaataaaaaaaatttcatgAATTTCATTAATCACCATTATGATaagattaataatatttctgaGTTTACACCATCCCAGattaatttattgttttccATTGTGGCCAATTCTaaagaaaacaatttcaaatttaagaaaaataatgtcCAAAATCAAGTGAATACTGGAAACCCTAGCGCTGTTGATGACCATGATTCGAAGAATTATGATGCCAATTACAGTCAATGCAACGTTTATTGTCACAAGGATAAATATATCAAcgaatatattaataaagagTACAATAAAGATTGGTTAAGAGAATACTCCAAAGAATACTCGGCAGAAGTTTTCAATCAGAATTACAACGCTTTGATGATGGATTTGGATCAATCTAAAAACATCCAAAGTTCAGCTACTTCtctatttaaatttttctgCGACAAGCTTTTCATGGCTTCTCCCGCCGACAGTACAGCTGCAAATATCCATCCATTGAATTATTTAACCGTGgaagattttttaaaattggtcAATCCCAACTACCTAAATGATAAAGTGCATGAAATGGAAATGAGTAGATTAAAATCAGAATCTCTAAGAACAAATTTTTACTTCTTCCCCATTTTTGACTCCATACATAATTTCTTATTGGGCTCGATCGCGGGTTGTATTGGTGCCACCGCTGTTTATCCGATTGATATGGTCAAAACCAGGATGCAGGCACAGCGTACTAATGAtctatataaaaatagtataGACTGTTTTGTGAAAATTCTGCGCAGGGAGGGAATAAAGGGCATCTATTCTGGTTTAGGTCCACAATTAATTGGGGTTGCCCCAGAAAAGGCTATCAAATTGACAGTCAACGATTATATGAGAAACACTTTTACTGATACTAAAACGGGTAACATCAAAGTGTACCAAGAATTGCTTAGTGGTGCAATGGCTGGTGCTTGTCAAGTTATCTTTACAAATCCGTTGGAAATAGTTAAAATCAGATTGCAAGTcaaaaatgaatataaaGGTGGTGCAGGTATTACTGCTACCAGCATTATTAGGAAATTGGGACTCACTGGTTTGTATAAAGGTGTGTTGGCTTGTTCTCTACGAGATATCCCCTTTTCGGCCATTTATTTTCCGACATATGCTCATatcaaaaaagatttatttaattttgacccaaaagataaaaacaaaagaagtAAACTAGAAACTTGGGAACTTTTGACTTCCGGTAGTTTAGCTGGTATTCCGTCTGCTTATTTAACCACCCCGTTTGATGTCATCAAAACAAGATTACAAATTGTACCCAAAAGTGGTGAAACTAAATATACTGGTATCATTCATGCTGCAAAAACTATATTAAGGGAGGAAAGtttcaaaagtttttttaaagggGGAGGTGCTCGTGTTTTGAGATCGTCCCCTCAATTTGGGTTTACCTTGGCTGCATatgaaatatttcaaaatttgtttCCATTGCAACAAAATAACAGTATGGGTTCTAAAATGGATGAAAAAATGACACATGATACAATGTCGCCACATTCCCCGGAGTCGTCTACTAGTCAAATGCCAAGTGATACTTCGCATTTAAAGACAAATTATatggattattattataaaagttgtaatatttcaaaagttTTCATTGATTTAGATTATAATTTTGCACAATTTAATTATGAtgtttatcaaaaattgcGTGATTTGGTACGGAAGGGAAATAATTAA